In the genome of Calditrichota bacterium, the window AGCTGCCCGGCGCAGTGAGGCGAGTGACCTGCGATCTCCTCAAGCGATGTACTCCTCCCGGCGGCCCTGCCAAAAACAGCTTGACATTCTAATGTGGATTTGGTAAAATTCCTGCGCCAGTGTTGATGCATCTCATCCCCGCGCACACGAGAACGTATGACGCAGGACATGGGAGCTTCATCCTCCGCTGCTGCCGCCGCTCCGGGTAAGCCCTGGCTTTGCCTTGGGCGGACGCTTCGCAGGCGCGGTCGCCTCTGCCAACCTGATGCGTGGCGGCCAGGCCTGGCACCCAGCGCGGTTCTCCCTCATCCGCTCGCCACTCCACCCGCATCCAGAGCACCAAGAACCAAACGTTTTCCCTGGGCGCTCGGCGCGACAGCACGTGTCCAAACTCGAGAAGGCACGCGGCCACGTGGCCGACTCAGCCTCCGTCTTGAGCCACGGGCTTCGCCAAGGGTGAAACGTCTGCGCGCGTGCCTATGCCCCTTCTTCGGGGAGAGAGGAAGCCAAACTGCCCTGCATCGCCTCGCGCTTTGACAGGCAAAGAACCCGGAGGGAACGGACATGCTAAAGACCTTGGACTGGTTGATCATTGCCGGCTACTTCGCCATAGTTCTGGGCATTGCTTGGTGGGTAATCAGGCAAAGGCTGAACACGTCGACGGAGTACTTTTTGGCCGGCCGGCACTTGGGTTGGTTCATCGTCGGAGCGTCGATCTTCGCCTCGAATATCGGTTCGGAGCACTTGGTCGGGTTAGCTGGCTCCGGCGCCACTGACGGGGTAGCGATGGCCCACTATGAACTCCACGCCTGGTGCTTGTTAGTCCTGGCCTGGGTGATGGTGCCATTCTACATGCGCTCACGGGTCTTCACCATGCCTGAGTTCTTGGAGCGGCGCTACTCGTCCGCGGCACGAACGATCCTCTCGGCGATTTCGCTGATCGCCTACGTCTTAACGAAGATTGCCGTCGGCATCTTCGCCGGGGGCATCGTCTTCAGCGTGCTCCTGCCGGAAGTGCGTTTCATGGGCATGGACAGCTTCTGGGTAGGTTCAATCCTAGTCATCGTCCTGACCGGCATCTACACGGTTCTCGGCGGCTTGCGCGCCGTGGCCTATACCGAAGCGCTGCAAACGATTGTGCTGGTGGTGGGCTCGATTCTCGTCACCCTGTTTGGCCTGCACGCGCTGGGCGGCTGGGAGACATTGCGTGCGGTCGCAGGGTCAGAGATGTTCAATCTCTGGAAACCGCTGGTGCCCCGCGGGCTGGAAGGCACATGGGCCCCCGTGATGGAGAGCAGCCGGATGGCCTGGTACTTCAACGACAACTATCCCTGGCTGGGGATGCTCTTCTGCGCCCCCATCATCGGCCTGTGGTATTGGACCACGGACCAGTACATTGTGCAAAGGGCGTTGGGAGCGCCCAATGAAACGCAGGCTCGTCGCGGCGCCATTTGTGCCGGCTTCTTCAAACTCCTGCCCGTCTTCATTTTCATCATTCCGGGCATGATTGTCTACTCGCTGGCGGTGAGCGGAAGAATTCCGGTCTTACAGGCGCAGTTGATTGGGGCAAATGGGGAGATCGTGCGGGAAAATGCCCAGAAGGCCTTTCCGTTGCTGGTCGCTCACGTGCTGCCCACAGGGGTGAGAGGAATCGTCGTTGCCGGCCTGCTGGCAGCGCTGATGAGCTCGCTGGCCGGCGTGTTCAATGCCTCGGCCACGCTCTTCACCATTGACTTCTACTCCCGTTTCCGGCCGGACGCCAGTCAGAGGCACTTGGTGTGGATTGGGAGAATGGCAACCACCGTCATGGTCATCATCGGCCTGCTGTGGATTCCGGTGATCCGCGGGGGCAAAGGACTGTACGACTACCTGCAGG includes:
- a CDS encoding sodium/solute symporter (Members of the Solute:Sodium Symporter (SSS), TC 2.A.21 as described in tcdb.org, catalyze solute:Na+ symport. Known solutes for members of the family include sugars, amino acids, nucleosides, inositols, vitamins, urea or anions, depending on the system.) gives rise to the protein MLKTLDWLIIAGYFAIVLGIAWWVIRQRLNTSTEYFLAGRHLGWFIVGASIFASNIGSEHLVGLAGSGATDGVAMAHYELHAWCLLVLAWVMVPFYMRSRVFTMPEFLERRYSSAARTILSAISLIAYVLTKIAVGIFAGGIVFSVLLPEVRFMGMDSFWVGSILVIVLTGIYTVLGGLRAVAYTEALQTIVLVVGSILVTLFGLHALGGWETLRAVAGSEMFNLWKPLVPRGLEGTWAPVMESSRMAWYFNDNYPWLGMLFCAPIIGLWYWTTDQYIVQRALGAPNETQARRGAICAGFFKLLPVFIFIIPGMIVYSLAVSGRIPVLQAQLIGANGEIVRENAQKAFPLLVAHVLPTGVRGIVVAGLLAALMSSLAGVFNASATLFTIDFYSRFRPDASQRHLVWIGRMATTVMVIIGLLWIPVIRGGKGLYDYLQGVQSYLAPPIFVVFFLGVFWKRMNARGCVTALITGFALGLFRLAVDTPVKLFHVQYAPGSFLWIINHIYFQYYSLFITLVTVGVMILASYTAAEPPYERLTGLTFATTTEDQRRASRASWSRGDVVASVLLVLFIIMAYIYFSG